In Erigeron canadensis isolate Cc75 chromosome 6, C_canadensis_v1, whole genome shotgun sequence, the following are encoded in one genomic region:
- the LOC122606205 gene encoding parthenolide synthase-like, with the protein MDIFTMPSWLFLSAILILFLFNIFLYALTSIKSSMKLNLPPSPLKLPIIGNLHQLLSKHRHQALWQLSHKFGPVMLLHFGAKPYIIISSSVMAEEVLKTKDLLFCTRPYFKSTKTLTYNYLDIAFSPYDNHCKEMRKVFVSELLGPKRAGLFNNVTEMEIDDLVRSLSLNSPGTAINLEEKLLALVFGIVCKIAFGKSYKKESSGGVALKKMLEEAKHMLGGSIGDHFPIIGPIVDKLSGWNHRLEKCFSNLDRYAQTILEEHLETGESEINEHEKDFVHALIDLSTNTNTGESPLTKDDMKALIMDVLTGGTDTIVGTMVWAMAEIARNPRVMNKLQKEIRSCIGMKQKVRTSDITKMTYLKMVVKETLRLHPTAPLLIPRECLQRCKLGGYDVLPGTRVLVNAWGIGRDPITWGDNSSEFYPERFNVNLEGDFRGSNFDMVPFGGGRRSCPAVNQATTITELTIANLFYWFDWEVPNGLRNEQLDMEEEGSLVVLRRNGLSLVPRNHNWQQ; encoded by the exons ATGGATATTTTCACAATGCCTTCATGGTTATTTCTTTCAGCCATCCTGATATTGTTCCTTTTCAACATATTTCTATATGCTTTAACATCCATTAAGTCATCTATGAAGCTTAACCTTCCCCCAAGCCCTTTGAAGCTTCCGATAATCGGAAACTTACACCAACTACTTAGCAAACATCGTCATCAAGCCTTATGGCAACTCTCCCATAAATTCGGTCCCGTTATGCTTCTTCATTTCGGTGCCAAACCATACATCATAATATCATCGTCTGTCATGGCCGAAGAAGTCCTCAAGACGAAAGATCTCTTGTTTTGTACTCGGCCGTACTTCAAATCCACTAAAACACTAACTTACAACTATCTGGACATTGCCTTTTCGCCATACGATAATCATTGTAAGGAGATGCGGAAAGTATTTGTATCCGAATTATTGGGTCCTAAGAGAGCTGGATTATTTAATAATGTGACCGAGATGGAGATCGACGATCTTGTTCGTTCTTTATCCTTAAATTCACCTGGTACCGCGATCAACCTAGAGGAGAAGTTGTTAGCTCTTGTTTTTGGAATTGTGTGTAAGATTGCATTTGGTAAGAGCTACAAAAAAGAGTCATCTGGGGGTGTGGCATTAAAAAAGATGCTTGAAGAGGCTAAACATATGTTAGGTGGGTCCATTGGTGATCATTTCCCAATAATTGGGCCAATAGTCGACAAATTAAGCGGATGGAACCATAGGTTGGAGAAGTGTTTCTCAAATCTTGATCGCTATGCCCAAACGATTCTTGAAGAACACCTTGAAACAGGGGAATCGGAAATAAATGAACATGAAAAAGACTTTGTCCATGCATTGATCGACCTATCAACAAACACGAACACCGGTGAATCCCCCCTGACTAAAGACGACATGAAAGCCCTTATTATG GATGTACTTACAGGAGGAACGGACACGATTGTTGGGACGATGGTGTGGGCAATGGCCGAGATCGCTAGAAATCCTAGAGTCATGAACAAGCTACAAAAAGAGATACGAAGTTGCATTGGAATGAAACAAAAGGTCCGCACATCTGACATTACCAAGATGACATACTTGAAAATGGTTGTGAAGGAGACTCTAAGATTGCACCCAACTGCACCATTGTTGATCCCACGAGAATGCTTACAGCGTTGTAAACTTGGAGGTTACGACGTGTTGCCTGGAACGAGAGTCTTGGTCAACGCGTGGGGGATAGGCCGAGATCCTATAACCTGGGGAGATAACTCGTCCGAGTTCTATCCAGAGAGATTTAATGTTAATCTGGAAGGTGATTTTAGAGGTAGTAATTTTGATATGGTGCCCTTTGGAGGGGGGCGGAGAAGTTGCCCAGCGGTTAATCAAGCTACTACAATCACAGAGCTTACAATAGCAAACCTTTTTTACTGGTTTGATTGGGAAGTTCCTAATGGACTGAGAAATGAACAACTGGACATGGAAGAAGAGGGTTCCCTTGTTGTATTAAGAAGAAATGGTCTGTCTCTTGTTCCAAGGAACCACAATTGGCAACAATAA